The nucleotide sequence AGCAGACACTTTAATGCACAAACCGAACACACACATCATGATGTCACTGTCATCGCACAAGCCGTCAGCCACGGATGCTCCTCCATGCATTTACTTTTAAAAGCGTATGAGTTGCAAAACCGCGCACATCTGGATATACACAATCTGGCAACGTGCTGCATCCCAGGCGTATCTGAAGATCATGCGTGTGTGTTGCGTGGGTATGTCACACTGCTCTCAGTCCAACAGACGACCCAAGTTCAGCGCCTTCAGGGACGTCCATTGAATATCGCTTTAATAAACGGCGAtttatctgagaaatatcgccATGTGGGCTTTAATAGGCCTGGAAACATCAAGCACATCACCGATTTGTTCATCACTGAGGAATCCTGGATTGAAAATGCATACAAACTCCTGCATGATTCCAGTATTGATGTTGTGTTTGTGAGCGGTGTGGTTGATGTGGATCTGAAACAGAGATGCAAAGACGTTCTGATTCTTGAAGGTGTTAAAAGCAGCGTTTTGAAGCATTTCAGCACATGCACCGGAGCCGTCCCGGTGTCCTACATCTGTCAGCTGGATGAGCGCCGCGTGGGCCGAGGGCTGAGGCTCAGGAAAGAGTCGATCAGTGGGAGATCTGATATTGTGAGCATCACCACTGACTGCTCGGTTCTGGTCACTGCGGTTATATGCAGCTCTGTGTCTGCTAAACTGCAGATGCTGGAGGATGAGTTCTGGAGCTGCGCGCACCGGCTGCAGCATGCGCTCACAGATGGGAAACTTCTGCATGGCGCTGGAGTCACTGAACTCATCTGCATACGCCGGCTTCGACAGTACACACAGCTGCACCCTGACAGGtaatttgttatgtttatttaaaggggagctattatgcagaaatcacttttataagggggttaaacacagttgtgtgtcagcagtgtgtgaatatatccagctcATAATGGTAAACATGAACTAATTTTATtcgttataatcagacttgataagaacagtctgcagaaacactttgattgacattctccccttgtacgtgtcatcagagggggaagccccgcccacaagtgaccatctctccctcattagcataggacgttagtcttatttttgaatctgccactatgctgacacaggcatttgtagctccgccctcttctgaaatctcatttgaatttaaagcaacagtcaccaaaacgccacaattaggatcaaagtctAATGGCCCggttccactgagtggtacggtttggttgggtacacttttatggccgtttctacagtcaaaaggtacctaaaattgaatcgtaccgtaccacttttttggtATCCTTTGCCAAGGGTATGAACGTTATGAAACGTTAACGAATaaacgttatgaaaacgatagtttgttgtacagttggcggttcacttccgttatttggtacgattgcattcataccagaagtgaaccgaaccagagttcgcatgaaccgtaccccagaccacctctttcagggaGCTTTCACAcgaagggtgctttcacaccagtgaatcgattcagttgttccgaaacagagattacaattgttacattgttgctctttgctcttggagcggttcgctttcacactgcaaagtttctaatcggaccaaaagagctaaaaacaagtcacgtgcgagtaaactctcctcacattagtcagggtgtcagggtttattttgcagcgtcccgctcagctgtcaggagaggtggtggtttggtggtgattgacagggtgcgcgcgcgatgtgtctgcggagagatgcggtggggaaggGTGCGCGAcatagcctatttgaggaccgggagggagacgcgagattaccgggagatcatcactcgtttgcgggcatccggagactcgcgaaacttcccgccctactcataattctctcttcttatagccgtatgcctattacatatccataaaacactgtgatataaccgcgctcggatcggatcgctttctcaatgcaatcgatctgctccagggttcgtttcaatcgagccgagaccacctcattcaagcgatctcggagcgattactttggcatggaacagagcgcgattgccctgttcacatatgccaaacgaaccgcgctaactgggcaaacgagacacgttccgaaacaaaagtgtaggtgtgaaagcacccgaagacttttggtccgcacctggggtcgtttgacgtcatagtatggtacatttagctagtgtgaacgtgtcttctgaactcaggtGCGCACctgtgaaccgtacccgagtctgcctgaaagaggtggtctggggtacggttcatgcgaactctggtacggttcacttctggtatgaatgcaatcataccaaataacggaagtgaaccgccaactgtacaacaaactatcgttttcataacgttcgtttgcgtgcgcgtgtgtgtgtgtgtgtgtgtgtgtgtgtgacgtatcgtaccttggtgacaagcgggactgagccagggcaaacacagtgataattTCTTCTTGTCTCTTCTAAAatcagcttctgcagacactagcccctttcacacagtgataccggtaaatatccggaaaatttccagaacgactttaccggtatattcaaaaaagcgctgttcacacaggcgaggacgttacggaaatttgccggaaaagagcattcacacatccattccaaaataccggtaaattctgacatcattcaccacaaatgagctttaaacggctgcgcttgtgtttgtaaacctttgactaaattacaaactctgtggatgatcaatattgtgaacaacttttgcaggatcactttcgcatgtcgagatgttcataatatgagcgtgtgcaggcgctcacaggctgtttcacaggcacacgcaaagcttgaaggtaaacaaacaacggcttatcataagcatctcatcgatggttatttacacagttggcactAAGAAGAACAtagaaacgtgatctgactaacttctagcagataaatgtgtctggaaaaatattcaaaggcttttattctcataaaccgcgcggacgtaaatgcgtctgactgttgtgattggctaaagcagacgtctcacgtcagcatgttctagacgtgcacgcgattattacggcaatcttccttctgcattcacacagcgcagcattccggcaaattgccggtaatgttacaacttctctttccggaaaatagccagagcgaatttaccggtattttcaaaaaggacctgttcacacatacaacctttccggaaaattgccggcaattttccggaaaggtctgtatgtgtgaaaggggctactgtgtgatgttctgaatgtttataatatggtTGCGGCAGATAGAcgtgagtcgctttctgtatgtccaaaactaaaagattcagtaaaagcaaatTGACCGGGATGTGCGGAAGTCTTTTGACGCTTTGCTTTTGTGACCGTCACCAACTGCCAAATaatggaagtgaaccgccaactgtacaacaaactatcgttttcataacgctcattcgtatgtgtgtgtgtgtgacaaggggggacaatcaaactttgatacggtccaggcaattgaaccaagtgcgAAAGCacccttatgctgcgttcacaccagactcgGAACGCACGTCAAACGCGAGTGATTTTcatgttaagtcaatgtaaaCGCGCGAATAAACATCCGGCGCAGCGATAATGATGCGAATTGCGTgaatggcgcggtgcgaatgCCACGATACGTGCAAATAGCATggtgcgaattgagcgttttgcgcctTTGACGCGCGAATCGcccgagttcaaaaatctgaacttcagcggacattcacgccgcattaaccaatcaggagcttgctcttgtggggccgTGATTGTGACGcatcgcctgttgttggtgtcctgggggaaatcctccagccgacatcggcaaaaagttcatcaaactgggcttggctcagtcagaagcaccgctgaaagcctccgtcagccAGGTAAAGTTTCTGgtggagtttatgagctcataaaGCTGGATGcatctctgaaaggatctagtggactcagagaCGGTCCTAAacatatcgacgctgtttttcagtcttcattaagcacataaacactgttattttcttcataaagtccatgttagccatttagcaatgaagctagtgTCACCAGGCAGactgaagccctgcccatcacgcgaatccgcgtctgttctgacgTGAAATTGACGcacaaatgaagcggatttgaagcgaatgaagcgagtaaaatgttcacgtggctatttacgcgcgaatagctagatttatccgcgcgttccgcgtctggtgtgaacacaacataaggcggactcgggtacggttcacgggtgtgcacccgagttcagaagacacgttcacactagctaaacgtaccgtactatgacgttaaacgaacccgggtgcggacctaaagtgctagtgtgaaagctcCCTAATTGATTTCAGACAtattgagtcaaaattaagtgagtttttcttttaaaacaagcgaaataatctaccaatggggtcagcaaagtGATATTACGTCTCTGACTAATTTGTttatctcattggcagattatttagcttgttttacggaaaaactcacttaattttgacccataatttctgaaaacaagccattttttgcttgtttataaaatatttaagaattttttagTATTTGGACTTGAAAAATTTGACACCCTGTAAGCAAGACACCTATTTCACTCTTTGCATAAGTGCACATAAATATGGCACTTTAAAACCACACTGCTTGTTTCAGAAGCCCTCATGACAGTGCGGTCCTGGAGCTGATGTCTGAAGCCTGGATGGACTTCATCTCTACTGTAATGCTGAACAGCGGCTCGGTGGCGAATAGAACAGAGGCCTGGACGTCTATCACACATCAGATGAGACGACACACAGATATAGGAGTCACAGATGGACTCGGTGTGTATGATAACGTGACGGTGAAGTGTGAAGCCTGGAGAAGAGCTCTGGATCTGGTGTTTCTGGTGCTTCAGTCGGACACTGAGATCATTACTGGGGTCAGTCAGGGAGAAAACACGTATAATCAGCTGATGTTTCTTTGACGTCTGTGGTATTATTAAAGCTTG is from Danio rerio strain Tuebingen ecotype United States chromosome 14, GRCz12tu, whole genome shotgun sequence and encodes:
- the bbs12 gene encoding chaperonin-containing T-complex member BBS12 isoform X3 yields the protein MTTVRHWRRHIGLQQLQAITSTAHAFLGPNKRLKFIQDEDAGDAVLIGSCPRLLEHLELDGSVGQLLHETVLAQKKLFHSGTNTLMFLAGAWSRVALECLNRGISVSDIKSAMRGGLQECLDACTQLAVSVEEFKKSDVRSNDQCIDMMVKHSRYINARTKNTQSDDNVQDFRKLSIKSDDQCMDMTHKHSRYANTQTEHAQSDDNVQDFKGSGIKSNDQCMDMTLKHSRYINTKTEHAQSNVNMQDFRKLDDKSDDQCKHMTLKHSRHFNARTKNTQSDVNVQDLKGSDIKSIDQCMDMTLKHSTHFNAQTEHNMQDFRKLDDKSDDQCMYMTLKHSRHFNAQTEHTQSEVTMQDFTKSDIKLDNQSMHMTLKHSRHFNAQTEHTHHDVTVIAQAVSHGCSSMHLLLKAYELQNRAHLDIHNLATCCIPGVSEDHACVLRGYVTLLSVQQTTQVQRLQGRPLNIALINGDLSEKYRHVGFNRPGNIKHITDLFITEESWIENAYKLLHDSSIDVVFVSGVVDVDLKQRCKDVLILEGVKSSVLKHFSTCTGAVPVSYICQLDERRVGRGLRLRKESISGRSDIVSITTDCSVLVTAVICSSVSAKLQMLEDEFWSCAHRLQHALTDGKLLHGAGVTELICIRRLRQYTQLHPDSPHDSAVLELMSEAWMDFISTVMLNSGSVANRTEAWTSITHQMRRHTDIGVTDGLGVYDNVTVKCEAWRRALDLVFLVLQSDTEIITGVSQGENTYNQLMFL
- the bbs12 gene encoding chaperonin-containing T-complex member BBS12 isoform X1, whose product is MDPSCKQCSFAMKRRHIGLQQLQAITSTAHAFLGPNKRLKFIQDEDAGDAVLIGSCPRLLEHLELDGSVGQLLHETVLAQKKLFHSGTNTLMFLAGAWSRVALECLNRGISVSDIKSAMRGGLQECLDACTQLAVSVEEFKKSDVRSNDQCIDMMVKHSRYINARTKNTQSDDNVQDFRKLSIKSDDQCMDMTHKHSRYANTQTEHAQSDDNVQDFKGSGIKSNDQCMDMTLKHSRYINTKTEHAQSNVNMQDFRKLDDKSDDQCKHMTLKHSRHFNARTKNTQSDVNVQDLKGSDIKSIDQCMDMTLKHSTHFNAQTEHNMQDFRKLDDKSDDQCMYMTLKHSRHFNAQTEHTQSEVTMQDFTKSDIKLDNQSMHMTLKHSRHFNAQTEHTHHDVTVIAQAVSHGCSSMHLLLKAYELQNRAHLDIHNLATCCIPGVSEDHACVLRGYVTLLSVQQTTQVQRLQGRPLNIALINGDLSEKYRHVGFNRPGNIKHITDLFITEESWIENAYKLLHDSSIDVVFVSGVVDVDLKQRCKDVLILEGVKSSVLKHFSTCTGAVPVSYICQLDERRVGRGLRLRKESISGRSDIVSITTDCSVLVTAVICSSVSAKLQMLEDEFWSCAHRLQHALTDGKLLHGAGVTELICIRRLRQYTQLHPDSPHDSAVLELMSEAWMDFISTVMLNSGSVANRTEAWTSITHQMRRHTDIGVTDGLGVYDNVTVKCEAWRRALDLVFLVLQSDTEIITGVSQGENTYNQLMFL
- the bbs12 gene encoding Bardet-Biedl syndrome 12 protein; the encoded protein is MDPSCKQCSFAMKRRHIGLQQLQAITSTAHAFLGPNKRLKFIQDEDAGDAVLIGSCPRLLEHLELDGSVGQLLHETVLAQKKLFHSGTNTLMFLAGAWSRVALECLNRGISVSDIKSAMRGGLQECLDACTQLAVSVEEFKKSDVRSNDQCIDMMVKHSRYINARTKNTQSDDNVQDFRKLSIKSDDQCMDMTHKHSRYANTQTEHAQSDDNVQDFKGSGIKSNDQCMDMTLKHSRYINTKTEHAQSNVNMQDFRKLDDKSDDQCKHMTLKHSRHFNARTKNTQSDVNVQDLKGSDIKSIDQCMDMTLKHSTHFNAQTEHNMQDFRKLDDKSDDQCMYMTLKHSRHFNAQTEHTQSEVTMQDFTKSDIKLDNQSMHMTLKHSRHFNAQTEHTHHDVTVIAQAVSHGCSSMHLLLKAYELQNRAHLDIHNLATCCIPGVSEDHACVLRGYVTLLSVQQTTQVQRLQGRPLNIALINGDLSEKYRHVGFNRPGNIKHITDLFITEESWIENAYKLLHDSSIDVVFVSGVVDVDLKQRCKDVLILEGVKSSVLKHFSTCTGAVPVSYICQLDERRVGRGLRLRKESISGRSDIVSITTDCSVLVTAVICSSVSAKLQMLEDEFWSCAHRLQHALTDGKLLHGAGVTELICIRRLRQYTQLHPDRSPHDSAVLELMSEAWMDFISTVMLNSGSVANRTEAWTSITHQMRRHTDIGVTDGLGVYDNVTVKCEAWRRALDLVFLVLQSDTEIITGVSQGENTYNQLMFL
- the bbs12 gene encoding chaperonin-containing T-complex member BBS12 isoform X2 — encoded protein: MTTVRHWRRHIGLQQLQAITSTAHAFLGPNKRLKFIQDEDAGDAVLIGSCPRLLEHLELDGSVGQLLHETVLAQKKLFHSGTNTLMFLAGAWSRVALECLNRGISVSDIKSAMRGGLQECLDACTQLAVSVEEFKKSDVRSNDQCIDMMVKHSRYINARTKNTQSDDNVQDFRKLSIKSDDQCMDMTHKHSRYANTQTEHAQSDDNVQDFKGSGIKSNDQCMDMTLKHSRYINTKTEHAQSNVNMQDFRKLDDKSDDQCKHMTLKHSRHFNARTKNTQSDVNVQDLKGSDIKSIDQCMDMTLKHSTHFNAQTEHNMQDFRKLDDKSDDQCMYMTLKHSRHFNAQTEHTQSEVTMQDFTKSDIKLDNQSMHMTLKHSRHFNAQTEHTHHDVTVIAQAVSHGCSSMHLLLKAYELQNRAHLDIHNLATCCIPGVSEDHACVLRGYVTLLSVQQTTQVQRLQGRPLNIALINGDLSEKYRHVGFNRPGNIKHITDLFITEESWIENAYKLLHDSSIDVVFVSGVVDVDLKQRCKDVLILEGVKSSVLKHFSTCTGAVPVSYICQLDERRVGRGLRLRKESISGRSDIVSITTDCSVLVTAVICSSVSAKLQMLEDEFWSCAHRLQHALTDGKLLHGAGVTELICIRRLRQYTQLHPDRSPHDSAVLELMSEAWMDFISTVMLNSGSVANRTEAWTSITHQMRRHTDIGVTDGLGVYDNVTVKCEAWRRALDLVFLVLQSDTEIITGVSQGENTYNQLMFL
- the bbs12 gene encoding chaperonin-containing T-complex member BBS12 isoform X6, which produces MFLAGAWSRVALECLNRGISVSDIKSAMRGGLQECLDACTQLAVSVEEFKKSDVRSNDQCIDMMVKHSRYINARTKNTQSDDNVQDFRKLSIKSDDQCMDMTHKHSRYANTQTEHAQSDDNVQDFKGSGIKSNDQCMDMTLKHSRYINTKTEHAQSNVNMQDFRKLDDKSDDQCKHMTLKHSRHFNARTKNTQSDVNVQDLKGSDIKSIDQCMDMTLKHSTHFNAQTEHNMQDFRKLDDKSDDQCMYMTLKHSRHFNAQTEHTQSEVTMQDFTKSDIKLDNQSMHMTLKHSRHFNAQTEHTHHDVTVIAQAVSHGCSSMHLLLKAYELQNRAHLDIHNLATCCIPGVSEDHACVLRGYVTLLSVQQTTQVQRLQGRPLNIALINGDLSEKYRHVGFNRPGNIKHITDLFITEESWIENAYKLLHDSSIDVVFVSGVVDVDLKQRCKDVLILEGVKSSVLKHFSTCTGAVPVSYICQLDERRVGRGLRLRKESISGRSDIVSITTDCSVLVTAVICSSVSAKLQMLEDEFWSCAHRLQHALTDGKLLHGAGVTELICIRRLRQYTQLHPDSPHDSAVLELMSEAWMDFISTVMLNSGSVANRTEAWTSITHQMRRHTDIGVTDGLGVYDNVTVKCEAWRRALDLVFLVLQSDTEIITGVSQGENTYNQLMFL
- the bbs12 gene encoding chaperonin-containing T-complex member BBS12 isoform X5; protein product: MFLAGAWSRVALECLNRGISVSDIKSAMRGGLQECLDACTQLAVSVEEFKKSDVRSNDQCIDMMVKHSRYINARTKNTQSDDNVQDFRKLSIKSDDQCMDMTHKHSRYANTQTEHAQSDDNVQDFKGSGIKSNDQCMDMTLKHSRYINTKTEHAQSNVNMQDFRKLDDKSDDQCKHMTLKHSRHFNARTKNTQSDVNVQDLKGSDIKSIDQCMDMTLKHSTHFNAQTEHNMQDFRKLDDKSDDQCMYMTLKHSRHFNAQTEHTQSEVTMQDFTKSDIKLDNQSMHMTLKHSRHFNAQTEHTHHDVTVIAQAVSHGCSSMHLLLKAYELQNRAHLDIHNLATCCIPGVSEDHACVLRGYVTLLSVQQTTQVQRLQGRPLNIALINGDLSEKYRHVGFNRPGNIKHITDLFITEESWIENAYKLLHDSSIDVVFVSGVVDVDLKQRCKDVLILEGVKSSVLKHFSTCTGAVPVSYICQLDERRVGRGLRLRKESISGRSDIVSITTDCSVLVTAVICSSVSAKLQMLEDEFWSCAHRLQHALTDGKLLHGAGVTELICIRRLRQYTQLHPDRSPHDSAVLELMSEAWMDFISTVMLNSGSVANRTEAWTSITHQMRRHTDIGVTDGLGVYDNVTVKCEAWRRALDLVFLVLQSDTEIITGVSQGENTYNQLMFL